In one window of Miscanthus floridulus cultivar M001 chromosome 12, ASM1932011v1, whole genome shotgun sequence DNA:
- the LOC136497491 gene encoding nudix hydrolase 13, mitochondrial-like, protein MASPSPSAGEKKKILVARKGRLRQRYDGEYRLVAGCVPYRVGADGQPQLLMVSTPSRDDLVFPKGGWEDDEDVHEAACREALEEAGVRGAINRSALGMWVFRSKSSPVSSDDSPRGACKGYIFALEVAEELEQWPEQDTHGRQWVSPADAYRLCRYDWMREALSALLDRLAEPKPAAAEGLSDHAGVYMMVKPAAATKDRAVALC, encoded by the exons atggcgtcgccgtcgccgtcagctggagagaagaagaagatcctggtGGCGAGGAAGGGGCGGCTGCGGCAGCGCTACGACGGCGAGTACCGCCTGGTGGCCGGGTGCGTGCCGTACCGCGTGGGCGCGGACGGCCAGCCGCAGCTGCTCATGGTCTCCACGCCCAGCAGGGACGACCTCGTCTTCCCCAAG GGCGGgtgggaggacgacgaggacgtgCACGAGGCGGCGTGCCGCGAGGCGCTGGAGGAGGCCGGCGTCAGGGGCGCCATCAAC CGAAGTGCGCTCGGGATGTGGGTGTTCAGGAGCAAGAGCAGCCCGGTGAGCAGCGACGACAGCCCCCGGGGCGCCTGCAAGGGCTACATCTTCGCGCTGGAGGTGGCCGAGGAGCTGGAGCAGTGGCCGGAGCAGGACACCCACGGCAGGCAGTGG GTCTCGCCGGCGGACGCGTACCGCCTCTGCCGCTACGACTGGATGCGCGAGGCGCTGTCGGCGCTGCTGGACCGCCTGGCGGAGCCCAAGCCCGCCGCCGCGGAGGGGctcagcgaccacgccggcgtgTACATGATGGTCAAGCCGGCCGCAGCCACCAAGGATCGAGCGGTGGCGCTCTGCTAG